A genome region from Geodermatophilus bullaregiensis includes the following:
- a CDS encoding MFS transporter has translation MPPVPPAVLDRHLRRARAAVSAVFFVNAVLYANLVPRLPDIKDRLELSNTALGSAIAAMPVGALLAGLLAPAFIQRLGSARVAALGLVVLAVAVAGVPLAGTWVVLAVVMLVVGALDAVVDVAQNAHGFRVQRAYGRSIVNAFHGVWSIGAVVGGLLGSAAAGLAVPLAVHLGASAAVFGVAALVAYRFLLRGPEDAERTPAGAGGEASAGGRRRLGSLPGHTVLLLAALGALAACGAFVEDAGSSWGALYLRGEVGAGAAVGGLAFVALQVAMTAGRLTGDRVVDRFGQRRVARLGGAAIALGMGLALAVPSVGTTLAGFALAGLGVATLVPAVMHTADELPGLPHGVGLTVVSWLLRVGFLVSPAVVGLVADAASLRVALVSVVLAGLCVLLLGRVLLSAPPPAPEDSAAAIHPTPRRTTP, from the coding sequence ATGCCGCCCGTGCCACCTGCTGTCCTCGACCGGCACCTGCGCCGCGCACGCGCCGCGGTGTCGGCGGTGTTCTTCGTCAACGCGGTGCTCTACGCCAACCTCGTGCCGCGCCTGCCGGACATCAAGGACCGGCTGGAGCTGAGCAACACCGCGCTCGGCAGCGCGATCGCCGCCATGCCGGTCGGAGCGCTCCTGGCCGGGCTGCTCGCGCCCGCGTTCATCCAGCGGCTGGGGTCGGCGAGGGTCGCCGCGCTCGGGCTGGTCGTGCTCGCCGTGGCCGTGGCCGGTGTGCCACTGGCCGGCACCTGGGTCGTCCTCGCCGTGGTCATGCTCGTCGTCGGCGCGCTGGACGCCGTCGTGGACGTCGCGCAGAACGCGCACGGGTTCCGGGTGCAGCGGGCCTACGGCCGCTCGATCGTCAACGCCTTCCACGGCGTCTGGAGCATCGGCGCGGTCGTCGGCGGGCTCCTCGGGTCCGCCGCGGCGGGGCTGGCGGTGCCGCTGGCCGTGCACCTCGGCGCGTCGGCTGCCGTCTTCGGCGTCGCTGCCCTCGTCGCGTACCGCTTCCTGCTCCGGGGGCCGGAGGACGCCGAGCGCACTCCGGCCGGCGCCGGCGGGGAGGCGTCCGCCGGCGGACGCCGACGCCTCGGCTCCCTGCCCGGCCACACCGTGCTGCTGCTCGCCGCGCTCGGCGCCCTGGCCGCGTGCGGCGCCTTCGTCGAGGACGCCGGCTCGTCCTGGGGCGCGCTCTACCTGCGCGGTGAGGTCGGTGCCGGTGCCGCCGTGGGCGGTCTCGCCTTCGTCGCCCTCCAGGTCGCGATGACCGCCGGCCGGCTCACCGGGGACCGGGTGGTGGACCGGTTCGGGCAGCGCCGCGTCGCGCGCCTCGGCGGCGCCGCGATCGCGCTCGGCATGGGCCTCGCCCTCGCGGTCCCGTCGGTCGGCACCACCCTGGCCGGCTTCGCGCTGGCCGGGCTCGGCGTCGCGACCCTCGTCCCCGCGGTGATGCACACCGCCGACGAGCTGCCCGGACTGCCGCACGGCGTCGGCCTCACCGTCGTCAGCTGGTTGCTGCGCGTCGGGTTCCTCGTCTCCCCGGCCGTCGTCGGGCTGGTCGCGGACGCGGCGAGCCTGCGCGTGGCGCTGGTCAGCGTCGTGCTCGCCGGGCTCTGCGTCCTGCTGCTCGGACGGGTCCTCCTCAGCGCGCCTCCGCCGGCGCCCGAGGACAGCGCGGCCGCCATCCACCCGACGCCCCGGAGGACGACCCCGTGA